A single genomic interval of Lacrimispora sphenoides JCM 1415 harbors:
- a CDS encoding V4R domain-containing protein yields the protein MIYESKPSQFTWESLGNINEGRKNMGSDVPVLVYRLLQYTLKDILAREYDEETSSRLFRAAGHLAGKELAKNVLDLSGDFDFFIANLTNKLMELKIGILRMERMDMDSLSFTLTVSEDLDCSGLPISGKTVCDYDEGFIAGILEVYSGCQFRVKEIDCWSTGDRTCRFAAESLG from the coding sequence ATGATTTATGAAAGCAAACCATCTCAGTTCACCTGGGAATCCCTTGGAAACATTAATGAGGGAAGAAAGAATATGGGCTCTGATGTACCGGTGCTTGTTTACCGTCTGCTGCAATACACCTTAAAGGATATCCTGGCCCGTGAATATGACGAGGAGACTTCCAGCCGCCTGTTTAGGGCTGCCGGGCACTTGGCAGGTAAAGAACTGGCAAAAAATGTACTGGATCTTTCGGGCGATTTTGATTTCTTCATCGCCAATTTAACGAATAAGCTGATGGAGCTGAAGATTGGTATCCTGCGTATGGAACGAATGGATATGGATTCCCTGTCATTTACACTGACCGTTTCAGAGGATCTGGATTGTTCCGGCCTTCCCATTTCAGGAAAGACGGTTTGTGATTATGATGAAGGCTTTATAGCGGGGATTCTGGAAGTTTACAGCGGTTGTCAGTTCCGAGTGAAAGAGATTGACTGCTGGTCTACCGGAGACCGAACCTGCCGGTTTGCGGCTGAGAGCCTTGGATAA
- a CDS encoding cysteine hydrolase family protein — MVLLVVDTQDMIVTNELFQYETFVNNMKQLIHLARTKGIEIIYVRHDDGFELTKGVKGFEIFEKFAPMNEEKIFDKHVNSAFRDTGLLKYLRSKNEDTIMITGLQTDYCIDATIKCGFEHGFEIVVPAYCNTTVDNEYMTAEQSYKYYNEKMWNSRYSRCVSFDQACDMF, encoded by the coding sequence ATGGTATTGTTGGTAGTAGATACACAGGATATGATTGTTACAAATGAATTGTTTCAATATGAAACATTTGTAAATAACATGAAGCAATTAATTCATTTAGCAAGAACCAAGGGCATAGAGATTATTTATGTTCGTCACGATGATGGTTTTGAGCTGACTAAGGGCGTAAAAGGATTTGAAATATTTGAAAAATTTGCTCCAATGAATGAGGAAAAGATATTTGATAAACATGTTAATAGTGCATTTAGGGATACTGGTTTATTAAAATACCTGCGCTCTAAAAACGAAGATACTATTATGATTACAGGTCTGCAGACCGATTACTGCATAGATGCAACAATAAAGTGCGGTTTTGAACATGGATTTGAAATTGTTGTTCCGGCTTATTGCAATACAACTGTTGATAATGAGTATATGACGGCGGAACAATCCTACAAATATTATAATGAGAAAATGTGGAATTCCAGATATTCAAGGTGTGTAAGTTTTGACCAGGCATGTGATATGTTTTAA
- a CDS encoding MBL fold metallo-hydrolase, whose protein sequence is MYELNQVSTNSYYVQSPAKIGIVKLNDTEVCLIDSGSDKDAGRKVRQILDANGWRLTAIYNTHSNADHIGGNKYLQNQTGCKVYAPGIECDFTNHTILEPSFLYGGFPPKDLKHKFLMAQESSAEHLTEGVLPKGMSVIPLPGHFFDMVGFRDMDDVVYLADCLSSKETLEKYQIGFIYDVSAYLDTLEMVKTLKAKVFIPAHAEATDDIAPLAQININKVHEIADKILEICKDPIIFEKVLQQLFNDYGLLMNFEQYVLVGSTIRSYLSWLKDTGRMEVIFENGQLLWKTIE, encoded by the coding sequence ATGTATGAGTTAAATCAGGTTAGCACAAATAGTTATTATGTTCAAAGCCCGGCAAAGATTGGCATTGTTAAGCTTAACGATACGGAAGTATGCCTTATTGACAGCGGAAGTGACAAAGATGCCGGGCGGAAAGTCAGGCAGATACTGGATGCCAATGGCTGGCGGCTGACGGCAATTTATAATACCCATTCAAATGCCGATCATATCGGAGGCAATAAGTATTTACAGAATCAAACCGGATGCAAAGTTTATGCCCCCGGTATTGAATGCGACTTTACGAACCACACCATCCTTGAGCCTTCTTTCCTGTATGGCGGATTCCCGCCAAAGGACTTAAAGCACAAATTCCTGATGGCTCAGGAAAGCAGTGCAGAACACCTTACAGAGGGGGTTCTTCCGAAGGGTATGAGTGTGATTCCTCTTCCCGGTCATTTTTTTGATATGGTGGGTTTTAGAGATATGGATGACGTCGTTTATTTGGCAGACTGTCTGTCGAGCAAAGAAACACTGGAAAAATACCAGATCGGGTTTATTTATGATGTATCCGCTTACCTTGACACCTTGGAAATGGTAAAGACCCTGAAAGCAAAGGTTTTCATCCCTGCCCACGCAGAAGCAACGGATGATATCGCCCCGCTCGCTCAGATTAACATTAACAAGGTACATGAAATAGCAGATAAGATACTTGAAATTTGTAAAGATCCGATTATCTTTGAAAAGGTTTTACAGCAGCTTTTCAATGACTATGGTCTGTTAATGAATTTTGAGCAATATGTACTCGTTGGCAGCACGATCCGCTCTTATCTTTCCTGGCTAAAGGATACCGGGCGAATGGAAGTGATTTTCGAAAATGGACAGCTGCTCTGGAAAACAATAGAATAA
- a CDS encoding DUF1848 domain-containing protein: MILSVSRRTDIPQFYSDWFFNRLEEGYLYVKNPMNSHQISRIDLSPEQVELMVFWTKNPEPMMKRIRELGSIPYYIQFTLTGYGNDVEPGLPDKRHLIDIFRETAEKVGKSRMVWRYDPIFLNGRYREEYHLRAFEEIARGVCGSAEKVVISFLDKYGKTERNMKGIPVEELDEEGMKRLGKGLAAIAGTYGLRIEACAEIADLSSAGISRGSCIDPAMAEYLIGGPVCRRKDKNQRTECGCMESVEVGTYDTCLAGCKYCYANDSVEAVKRRRTLYDEHSPLLCGRVEEGDRISERKGRSVRKDPTLPFL, translated from the coding sequence ATGATACTCAGTGTCAGCAGGCGGACTGATATTCCACAATTTTATTCGGATTGGTTTTTTAACAGGCTGGAAGAAGGGTATCTTTATGTAAAAAACCCCATGAACAGCCATCAGATCAGCCGGATCGACCTATCTCCGGAGCAGGTGGAGCTTATGGTATTCTGGACAAAAAATCCGGAGCCTATGATGAAACGAATCCGGGAACTTGGAAGCATCCCTTACTATATCCAATTTACATTGACGGGATATGGAAATGATGTTGAGCCTGGACTGCCGGATAAAAGGCATTTGATCGATATTTTCCGGGAAACGGCAGAAAAAGTGGGAAAAAGCCGTATGGTCTGGCGGTATGATCCCATATTCCTTAACGGCCGTTACAGAGAGGAATACCATTTGCGGGCCTTTGAAGAAATCGCCAGAGGTGTATGCGGTTCTGCGGAAAAAGTAGTGATCAGTTTTCTGGACAAGTATGGAAAGACGGAACGTAACATGAAGGGAATCCCGGTAGAAGAATTGGATGAAGAAGGGATGAAAAGGCTGGGCAAAGGACTGGCTGCGATTGCAGGTACTTACGGACTCAGGATTGAAGCATGTGCGGAAATAGCTGATTTAAGTTCTGCCGGGATTTCACGAGGAAGCTGCATTGACCCTGCGATGGCGGAATACTTAATCGGCGGTCCGGTATGCCGGAGGAAGGATAAAAATCAAAGAACAGAATGTGGATGCATGGAAAGCGTTGAAGTGGGAACTTATGACACCTGCCTGGCCGGTTGTAAGTATTGCTATGCCAATGACAGTGTGGAGGCAGTGAAGAGGAGACGCACATTATACGATGAACATAGCCCGCTGCTTTGCGGAAGGGTGGAAGAAGGAGACAGGATTTCGGAGCGGAAAGGAAGGTCTGTCCGGAAAGATCCGACTCTTCCTTTCCTGTAA